From one Geoalkalibacter halelectricus genomic stretch:
- a CDS encoding SDR family NAD(P)-dependent oxidoreductase — protein sequence MDTVVVTGGTRGLGLGIVRRLLSEGYRVIALGRTLSEELAVLINENSSRLIFETYNLNDLSGIHAFAARLQKDYGPLYGLVNNAALGHGALLPTQHENEIGALLRVNLEAPILLTKYLLRSMLIAGRGRIVNISSVVATTGYKGLAVYGATKAGLIGFTRSLARDVGKAGITVNAVAPGYMETDMTHGLEGEKLESIRRRSPLGRLPEIEDVAGAVSYLLSAQARNITGITLTVDAGSTA from the coding sequence ATGGACACTGTCGTCGTCACCGGAGGCACGCGCGGATTGGGGCTGGGCATCGTACGTCGGTTGCTTTCTGAAGGCTACCGGGTCATCGCCCTCGGCCGCACCTTGTCCGAAGAGCTCGCCGTGCTCATCAACGAGAACTCATCGCGCCTCATTTTCGAAACCTATAATCTCAATGACCTTTCTGGAATTCATGCCTTTGCGGCGCGCCTGCAAAAGGATTACGGCCCGCTCTATGGCCTGGTCAATAACGCTGCCCTCGGTCACGGTGCCCTCCTGCCGACCCAGCACGAAAACGAGATTGGCGCACTGCTTCGTGTCAATCTTGAAGCACCGATTCTGCTCACCAAATATTTGCTGCGCTCGATGCTCATTGCCGGACGCGGCCGCATCGTCAACATCAGCTCGGTCGTAGCCACCACCGGTTACAAAGGCCTGGCGGTCTACGGCGCAACCAAAGCCGGCCTGATCGGCTTCACCCGCTCCCTGGCGCGGGACGTCGGCAAAGCGGGGATCACGGTCAATGCCGTTGCTCCTGGTTACATGGAAACAGATATGACGCACGGTTTGGAAGGTGAAAAACTGGAATCTATCCGGCGGCGCAGCCCTCTGGGACGGTTACCTGAAATTGAAGATGTGGCCGGGGCAGTGTCTTACCTTCTCAGCGCACAAGCCCGCAATATCACTGGCATCACCCTCACGGTGGATGCCGGCAGCACAGCTTGA